Proteins from a genomic interval of Hemicordylus capensis ecotype Gifberg chromosome 14, rHemCap1.1.pri, whole genome shotgun sequence:
- the LOC128337134 gene encoding gastrula zinc finger protein XlCGF26.1-like, which yields MKAGEKLYDCLDCGKFFSKRENLIMHHRIHTGEKPYECLVCGKSFRRRGILTAHHKIHTGEKPHKCMECGKSFSTSTSLNNHHRIHTGEKPHKCLDCGKSFRTRGNLIKHHKIHTGEKPHKCMECGKSFSTSASLNNHHSIHTGEKPHKCLECGKSFRTSFGLSKHHRIHTGEKPHKCMECGKSFSTSGVLNNHHRIHTGEKPHKCLECGKCFSTRVALTTHHKTHTGEKPHKCLECGKCFSTSGALTTHHKIHTGEKPHRCLECGKSFSTSGVLNKHHRIHTGEKPHKCMECGKSFSTSTILNNHHRIHTGEKPHKCLECGKCFSTRGALITHHKTHTGEKPHECFECGKSFCTSSGLNKHHRIHTGEKPHKCMECGKCFSTRGALITHHKTHTGEKPHECFECGKSFSTSSGLNKHHRIHTGEKPHKCMECRKSFSTSASLNNHHRIHTGEKPHKCLECGKCFSTRVALTAHQKTHTGEKPHECFECGKSFSMRGDLNKHHRIHTGEKPHKCMECRKSFSTSASLNNHHRIHTGEKPHKCMECGKCFSTRGALITHHKTHTGEKPHECFECGKSFCTSSGLNKHHRIHTGEKPHKCMECRKSFSTSASLNNHHRIHTGEKPHKCLECGKCFSTRVALTAHQKTHTGEKPIVNHPETKVWAGIQI from the coding sequence ATGAAAGCGGGTGAGAAATTATATGACTGTTTGGACTGTGGGAAGTTCTTCAGCAAGAGAGAAAATCTTATTATGcaccacagaatccacactggggagaaaccatatgaatgtttggtgtgtggaaagagctttcgGAGGCGTGGAATTCTTACTGCACACCAcaaaatccacactggggagaaaccacacaaatgcatggagtgtggaaagagcttcagcacgagtacAAGTCTTAATAatcatcatagaatccacactggggagaaaccacacaaatgcttggactgcggaaagagcttcaggacgAGAGGAAATCTTATTAAACACCAcaaaatccacactggggagaaaccacacaaatgcatggagtgtggaaagagcttcagcacgagtgcaAGTCTTAATAATCATCATAgtatccacactggggagaaaccacacaaatgcttggagtgtggaaagagcttcagaacgAGTTTTGGGCTTAGTAAACATCATAGaatccatactggggagaaaccacacaaatgcatggagtgtggaaagagcttcagcacgagtggagttCTTAATAatcatcatagaatccacactggggagaaaccacacaaatgcttggagtgtggaaagtgcttcagcacAAGAGTAGCTCTTACTACACACCAcaaaacccacactggggagaaaccacacaaatgcttggagtgtggaaagtgcttcagcacGAGTGGCGCTCTTACTACACACCAcaaaatccacactggggagaagccacatagatgcttggagtgtggaaagagcttcagcacaagtggagtTCTTAATAaacatcatagaatccacactggggagaaaccacacaaatgcatggagtgtggaaagagcttcagcacaagtacaATTCTTAATAatcatcatagaatccacactggggagaaaccacacaaatgtttggagtgtggaaagtgcttcagcacGAGAGGAGCTCTTATTACACACCAcaaaacccacactggggagaagccacatgaatgctttgaatgtggaaagagcttctgcaCGAGTAGCGGGCTTAATAaacatcatagaatccacactggggagaaaccacacaaatgcatggagtgtggaaagtgcttcagcacGAGAGGAGCTCTTATTACACACCAcaaaacccacactggggagaagccacatgaatgctttgagtgtggaaagagcttcagcacgagtagCGGGCTTAATAaacatcatagaatccacactggggagaaaccacacaaatgcatggagtgtagaaagagcttcagcacgagtgcaAGTCTTAATAatcatcatagaatccacactggggagaaaccacacaaatgcttggagtgtggaaagtgcttcagcacGAGAGTAGCTCTTACTgcacaccaaaaaacccacactggggagaagccacatgaatgctttgagtgtggaaagagcttcagcatgagaGGAGATCTTAATAaacatcatagaatccacactggggagaaaccacacaaatgcatggagtgtagaaagagcttcagcacgagtgcaAGTCTTAATAatcatcatagaatccacactggggagaaaccacacaaatgcatggagtgtggaaagtgcttcagcacGAGAGGAGCTCTTATTACACACCAcaaaacccacactggggagaagccacatgaatgctttgaatgtggaaagagcttctgcaCGAGTAGCGGGCTTAATAaacatcatagaatccacactggggagaaaccacacaaatgcatggagtgtagaaagagcttcagcacgagtgcaAGTCTTAATAatcatcatagaatccacactggggagaaaccacacaaatgcttggagtgtggaaagtgcttcagcacGAGAGTAGCTCTTACTgcacaccaaaaaacccacactggggagaaacctattgttaaccacccagagacaaaagtttgggctggtatacaaatttga